Proteins co-encoded in one Thermodesulfobacteriota bacterium genomic window:
- a CDS encoding (Fe-S)-binding protein yields MAMKIDPKSFLKDYQLTLCIQCGTCTGGCPVKYRSPLNMRRLVRETVFTENFHSLSKRQELWACTTCSTCSLRCPSGVKNVELILGIRSLLANRGEVPSTVRDALENTLLQGNPWGRFRDRRADWAKDLGVKVFGEETSETLYYVGCAPSYDPRVQTVATSLVRIFQRAGFDFAILGKKETCCGNEIRRMGEQTLFKKLAKDNTALFRKLGVKRIITTSPHCYHAFKNEYPDLNLPVFHYTQILTDLIEAGRLSFSKGIQRPITYHDPCFLGKQNKVFEEPRKILSSLPGYEYREMERSRERSLCCEGGGGRMWTEGGTEGRRNAEIRIREALAVGATILATACPFCLLTFEDSVKTSGLTEQVVVKDIAELIAESMGPQ; encoded by the coding sequence ATGGCGATGAAAATAGATCCCAAAAGTTTCCTGAAAGATTACCAGCTCACCCTCTGCATCCAGTGCGGAACTTGCACCGGCGGGTGTCCGGTCAAATATCGTTCTCCTCTCAATATGAGAAGGCTCGTCCGGGAGACCGTCTTCACGGAAAATTTCCATTCCCTCTCGAAGCGACAGGAATTATGGGCCTGCACCACCTGTTCCACGTGCAGTCTGCGATGCCCCTCCGGGGTGAAGAACGTCGAGCTGATCCTGGGGATCAGAAGCCTCCTCGCCAATCGGGGAGAAGTTCCCTCGACGGTCCGGGATGCCCTTGAAAATACCTTGCTGCAGGGCAACCCCTGGGGGAGGTTCCGAGATCGAAGGGCCGATTGGGCCAAGGACCTCGGCGTGAAGGTCTTCGGCGAGGAGACTTCCGAGACGCTTTACTACGTCGGCTGCGCACCCTCCTACGATCCCAGAGTCCAGACCGTGGCCACCTCGCTCGTCAGGATCTTCCAACGGGCGGGGTTCGATTTCGCCATCTTGGGAAAGAAAGAGACCTGCTGTGGAAATGAGATCCGCAGGATGGGCGAGCAGACCCTCTTTAAAAAATTGGCCAAGGACAACACCGCCCTTTTCAGGAAGCTGGGGGTCAAAAGGATCATCACGACCTCTCCGCACTGTTACCATGCCTTTAAGAACGAATATCCGGACTTGAACCTTCCCGTTTTCCACTACACCCAGATCCTCACCGATCTCATCGAGGCCGGAAGGCTCTCCTTTTCAAAGGGGATCCAGAGGCCGATCACCTACCATGACCCCTGCTTTCTGGGCAAGCAGAACAAGGTCTTCGAAGAGCCGAGAAAGATCCTCTCCTCGCTCCCAGGATATGAATACAGGGAGATGGAGAGGTCGAGGGAGAGAAGCCTCTGTTGCGAGGGAGGGGGAGGGCGGATGTGGACGGAAGGGGGGACAGAAGGGAGAAGAAACGCCGAGATCCGGATTCGAGAGGCCCTGGCTGTGGGCGCAACGATCCTCGCCACAGCCTGCCCCTTCTGCCTTCTGACCTTCGAAGATTCCGTTAAAACCTCTGGCCTAACAGAACAGGTTGTTGTAAAAGATATTGCGGAGCTTATCGCGGAATCCATGGGGCCCCAATAG
- a CDS encoding CoB--CoM heterodisulfide reductase iron-sulfur subunit A family protein, with protein MKKVGIYICHCGTNIAATVDCEALVRLARTLPGVGIARDYRYLCSDPGQDLIKKDIREEGVERVVIAACSPRMHEATFRTLLASEGINPYLLHIANIREQCSWVHSDRERATEKAGHILRAALARVLAQEALTPRRFGIKPSVLIVGGGIAGIQAALNVAEGGMKVILVEKAPSIGGHMAQLDKTFPTLDCSSCIFTPKTVEVARHRRIELLAHSEVTEVTGFVGNFRVKIKRHPTFVDAGRCTGCGDCVEACVLKKGVPSEFEEGMSRRKAIYIPFPQAVPLKAVVDRENCLFLSRGKCKKSCVEACKAGAIDFEQREEEVEREVGAIILATGYDPFDPRHLPQYGYGVYENVITGLQFERLSSPSGPTGGEIRLADGTVPKAIAFLHCIGSRDENANLHCSRICCMASMKQAHLAKEKTGAEVYEFYIDINAFGKGYQEFYKRVREEGIYFIRGKGSEVFKREGRLVVAAEDTLLGTPLEVSVDMVVLGTGLTPRRDAERVAQVFGIGRSSEGFFLEAHPKLRPVATQVEGIFLAGCCQGPKDIPDTVAQASAAAAEVMSLLNRGEIEIEPTTATIDPERCAGCKLCIEICPHGAIEFLEAKRISSVLQALCKGCGACAAICPNKAARQNHFTPLQVLSEVEALSS; from the coding sequence ATGAAGAAGGTCGGCATCTATATCTGCCACTGCGGAACGAATATCGCCGCCACGGTCGATTGCGAGGCCCTCGTCCGCCTGGCCAGGACCCTTCCCGGAGTTGGGATCGCCCGCGATTATCGCTACCTCTGTTCGGATCCGGGCCAGGACCTCATCAAAAAGGATATCCGGGAGGAGGGAGTGGAAAGGGTCGTCATCGCGGCCTGTTCCCCCCGGATGCATGAGGCCACGTTCAGAACCCTCCTGGCCTCGGAAGGGATCAATCCCTATCTCCTCCATATCGCCAACATCCGTGAACAGTGCTCCTGGGTCCATTCCGATCGGGAGAGGGCGACGGAGAAAGCGGGCCATATCTTGAGGGCTGCCCTGGCCAGGGTTCTCGCTCAGGAGGCGCTCACCCCGAGAAGATTCGGCATCAAGCCTTCGGTCCTCATCGTCGGAGGGGGGATCGCGGGCATTCAGGCCGCCTTGAACGTGGCCGAAGGGGGGATGAAGGTGATCCTGGTCGAGAAGGCCCCTTCCATCGGCGGACACATGGCCCAACTCGACAAGACCTTCCCCACCCTCGACTGCTCCTCCTGCATCTTCACCCCCAAGACCGTGGAGGTGGCGAGACATCGGAGGATCGAGCTTCTGGCCCACTCCGAGGTGACGGAGGTGACGGGCTTTGTCGGCAATTTCAGGGTCAAGATTAAGAGGCATCCCACTTTCGTCGACGCCGGCCGATGCACGGGCTGTGGGGACTGCGTGGAGGCCTGCGTCTTGAAAAAGGGTGTCCCCTCCGAGTTCGAAGAGGGGATGTCCAGACGAAAGGCCATCTACATCCCCTTTCCTCAGGCCGTTCCCTTAAAAGCGGTCGTGGACCGGGAGAACTGCCTCTTTTTGAGCAGGGGGAAGTGCAAAAAGTCATGTGTCGAGGCCTGCAAGGCAGGGGCCATCGATTTTGAACAGCGAGAGGAAGAGGTGGAGAGGGAGGTAGGTGCCATCATCCTGGCCACCGGCTATGACCCCTTCGACCCCCGTCACCTCCCCCAGTATGGATACGGGGTCTATGAGAACGTCATCACAGGGCTTCAGTTCGAAAGGCTCTCCAGCCCCTCGGGTCCCACGGGTGGGGAGATCCGTTTGGCTGACGGGACCGTCCCCAAAGCCATCGCCTTTCTTCACTGCATCGGAAGTCGAGACGAAAATGCCAATCTCCACTGTTCGAGGATCTGCTGTATGGCCTCGATGAAGCAGGCCCACCTGGCCAAGGAGAAGACCGGCGCGGAGGTCTACGAGTTCTATATCGACATCAACGCCTTCGGAAAAGGTTATCAGGAGTTCTACAAGAGGGTCCGGGAAGAGGGGATCTACTTCATCCGGGGAAAGGGCTCGGAGGTCTTCAAGAGAGAGGGTCGTTTGGTGGTGGCCGCTGAGGATACCCTCCTGGGGACGCCTCTGGAGGTCTCCGTCGACATGGTCGTTTTGGGTACGGGATTGACCCCCCGCCGCGATGCCGAGCGGGTGGCCCAGGTCTTCGGGATCGGTCGGAGTTCGGAGGGCTTCTTTCTCGAAGCCCACCCCAAGCTCAGGCCGGTGGCGACACAGGTCGAGGGCATCTTCCTTGCGGGATGCTGCCAGGGCCCGAAAGACATCCCGGATACGGTGGCCCAAGCCTCTGCGGCCGCTGCCGAGGTGATGAGCCTGTTGAATCGGGGGGAGATCGAGATCGAACCGACCACCGCCACGATCGACCCCGAACGATGTGCCGGCTGCAAATTGTGCATCGAGATCTGCCCTCACGGGGCGATCGAATTTCTCGAGGCCAAGAGAATCTCCTCGGTCCTCCAGGCCCTCTGCAAGGGCTGCGGGGCCTGTGCCGCGATTTGTCCAAACAAGGCGGCCAGGCAGAACCATTTCACCCCGCTCCAGGTCCTTTCGGAGGTGGAGGCGCTCTCCTCCTGA
- a CDS encoding acyl-CoA dehydrogenase family protein, with the protein MDFSLTPRQRLLKEAVREFMRGECDPSVTLELAKKKQFPWEIYRKAGQHGYLASYYPKDLGGQGLPLLDYCLIMEEMIRYDHRVGMALSLGSIPAKALLRYGNEEQKKRYLPRLTKGEAVASIAVTEPNHGSDIRYLDTRAERKGDEYILNGSKIFITNADISDFYTVFAQTDPDAPPYRGISGFIVERDQPGVTAIDLGDKIGLKTTSSCSIEFRDVKVHKRNLLGKENHGFTYIMGALNEGRAEIANEAIGLARGVYDRALQHSKTREQFGQKIGKFQNISHMIVEMSEEIESAALLAYKAVWLIDQGKMDLATCLQAKVKCTLTAIDVSLKAMQIFAGYGLFEEQFIAGYLGDALAAWLLEGTGQIQRNTVAAQILGKL; encoded by the coding sequence ATGGACTTCAGTTTGACCCCCAGGCAGAGGCTCTTAAAAGAGGCCGTCAGGGAATTTATGAGAGGGGAGTGCGACCCTTCCGTCACCCTCGAGCTGGCCAAAAAGAAGCAATTTCCCTGGGAGATCTACCGGAAAGCGGGCCAGCACGGTTATCTCGCCTCCTACTACCCGAAGGACCTCGGAGGTCAGGGGTTACCCCTTCTCGATTATTGCCTGATCATGGAGGAGATGATCCGCTACGATCATCGGGTCGGGATGGCCCTGAGCCTCGGCTCCATCCCGGCCAAGGCCCTTCTCAGGTATGGAAACGAGGAGCAGAAGAAGAGGTACCTCCCTCGATTGACCAAAGGGGAGGCCGTGGCCTCCATCGCGGTGACCGAACCCAACCACGGAAGCGATATCCGATATCTCGACACCCGGGCCGAGCGAAAGGGCGATGAATACATCCTCAACGGAAGCAAGATCTTCATCACCAATGCCGACATCTCCGACTTCTACACCGTCTTCGCCCAGACCGATCCGGATGCCCCTCCTTATCGGGGCATCAGCGGCTTCATCGTCGAGAGGGACCAGCCCGGTGTCACCGCCATCGATCTCGGAGACAAGATCGGGTTAAAGACGACCTCCTCCTGCAGCATCGAATTCCGGGACGTCAAGGTCCACAAACGGAATCTCCTGGGCAAGGAGAACCATGGCTTCACCTACATCATGGGCGCCCTGAACGAGGGAAGGGCGGAGATCGCCAACGAGGCCATCGGCCTGGCCAGAGGGGTCTATGATCGGGCCCTGCAGCATTCGAAAACCCGGGAGCAGTTCGGCCAGAAGATCGGGAAGTTCCAGAACATCTCGCACATGATCGTCGAGATGTCCGAGGAGATCGAGTCGGCTGCCCTTCTGGCCTACAAGGCGGTCTGGCTGATCGATCAGGGCAAGATGGATCTGGCCACCTGCCTCCAGGCCAAAGTCAAATGCACCCTCACGGCGATCGACGTCAGCCTGAAGGCCATGCAGATCTTTGCGGGCTACGGGCTGTTCGAGGAACAGTTCATCGCCGGCTACTTAGGAGATGCCCTGGCCGCCTGGCTCCTCGAAGGCACGGGCCAGATTCAACGGAATACCGTGGCCGCCCAGATTCTCGGAAAACTCTGA
- a CDS encoding acyl-CoA dehydrogenase family protein, with protein MDFELTNRQRQIRQAVREFAEGEVAPVAQECELKEDFPRDLLKKAAQLGFIGVFIKKEYGGLGLGFLEHAIILEEFWRVDPGLGQVFSSVTFGAEELQLFGSEEQKKKYLPRLVKAEQIMGFSITEPEAGSDTASASTTAKKEGEEYVINGNKVMITNGTVANFILVYCLTHPEETSKTKRHSILLVETDRPGYKADKIHRKMGIRASDTANIYFNNVRVPKENLVGTEGNGFLQLMKFFDHSRSYVAAHGVGLAQGAMEQAINYVKKRKQFGKSIASFQATQFKVADMATLIETARTLVHKSCWNLDRGHVDPQLAAMAKWWACNVAVRVVDEALQMHGGYGYLEDYPIERFYRAAKILELYEGTKEIDKMMIGRKMLGV; from the coding sequence ATGGATTTCGAATTGACGAACCGCCAGAGACAGATCCGGCAGGCCGTCCGGGAGTTCGCCGAAGGGGAAGTGGCTCCGGTGGCACAGGAGTGCGAGCTGAAAGAGGACTTCCCCAGGGACCTCCTCAAGAAGGCGGCCCAGCTCGGCTTCATCGGCGTCTTCATCAAAAAGGAGTACGGAGGCCTCGGCCTGGGGTTTCTGGAACACGCCATCATCCTTGAGGAGTTCTGGAGGGTCGACCCAGGGCTGGGCCAGGTCTTTTCCTCGGTCACCTTCGGCGCCGAGGAACTGCAGCTCTTCGGATCGGAGGAGCAGAAGAAGAAATACCTCCCCCGGCTGGTCAAGGCCGAGCAGATCATGGGCTTCTCCATCACCGAACCGGAGGCCGGAAGCGACACGGCCTCGGCTTCCACGACCGCCAAAAAGGAGGGAGAGGAATACGTGATCAACGGCAACAAGGTGATGATCACCAACGGGACCGTGGCCAATTTCATCCTGGTCTACTGCCTCACCCACCCGGAGGAGACCTCGAAGACGAAACGCCATAGCATCCTCCTGGTGGAGACGGACAGGCCGGGATATAAGGCCGATAAAATCCATCGCAAGATGGGCATCCGCGCCTCGGATACGGCCAACATCTACTTCAACAATGTCAGGGTGCCGAAGGAGAACCTGGTCGGGACCGAAGGAAACGGCTTTCTCCAGTTGATGAAATTTTTCGACCACTCCCGATCCTACGTGGCGGCTCACGGGGTGGGGCTGGCCCAGGGGGCCATGGAACAGGCCATCAACTACGTCAAGAAAAGAAAACAGTTTGGGAAGTCGATCGCCTCCTTCCAGGCCACCCAGTTCAAGGTGGCCGACATGGCGACCCTCATCGAGACGGCTCGAACCCTCGTCCACAAATCCTGCTGGAACCTCGATCGAGGCCATGTGGACCCTCAGCTTGCGGCCATGGCGAAATGGTGGGCCTGCAACGTGGCCGTGCGGGTGGTCGACGAGGCCCTCCAGATGCACGGCGGCTATGGCTACCTTGAGGATTATCCCATCGAACGTTTCTATCGGGCGGCCAAGATCCTCGAACTCTACGAGGGCACGAAGGAGATCGACAAGATGATGATCGGCCGCAAGATGCTCGGGGTCTGA
- a CDS encoding electron transfer flavoprotein subunit beta/FixA family protein, whose translation MNIVVCVKRVPKTAEADIIIEKDGKDIKKDHLVFALNDWDGYAVREAVRLKEELGGEVVVMTVGPEESKEVLTRCLAMGADRAVRIEEPLPNDGRLIAEILSKAIQTQPFDLILTGVQAEDDGWGQVGVALAQILGIPHASIVTHIEVAEGKARVRRELEGGLEELLEVRLPAVLTIQTGINEPKYVSLTAILEAEEKETRELTLDEIGTVPSASLDATIEEVAFPPAGRMAEFLRGSPEEVVDQLTEILKKKKGN comes from the coding sequence ATGAACATCGTCGTCTGTGTCAAACGGGTCCCGAAGACGGCCGAGGCGGACATCATTATCGAGAAGGACGGGAAGGATATTAAGAAGGACCACCTGGTCTTCGCCCTCAACGACTGGGACGGTTATGCCGTTCGCGAGGCCGTCCGATTGAAGGAGGAGCTCGGAGGCGAGGTCGTGGTGATGACCGTTGGGCCTGAGGAGTCGAAGGAGGTGTTGACGAGATGTCTGGCCATGGGTGCGGACAGGGCGGTCCGGATCGAAGAGCCCCTTCCGAACGACGGCCGGCTCATCGCTGAAATCCTTTCGAAGGCCATCCAGACCCAACCCTTCGATCTCATCCTGACGGGCGTCCAGGCGGAGGACGATGGCTGGGGTCAGGTCGGGGTCGCCCTCGCCCAGATCTTGGGGATTCCCCATGCCTCCATCGTCACCCACATCGAGGTCGCCGAGGGAAAGGCCAGGGTCCGAAGAGAGCTCGAAGGAGGTTTGGAGGAGCTTCTCGAGGTAAGGCTCCCAGCCGTCTTGACGATTCAGACCGGGATCAACGAACCCAAATATGTCTCCTTGACCGCCATCCTCGAGGCGGAGGAGAAAGAGACAAGGGAGTTGACCTTGGATGAGATCGGAACGGTTCCGAGCGCTTCCCTTGACGCAACGATCGAAGAGGTGGCCTTTCCTCCTGCGGGAAGGATGGCCGAGTTTTTGAGAGGCTCTCCGGAGGAGGTCGTGGATCAGTTGACGGAGATCCTCAAAAAGAAGAAGGGGAATTGA